In a single window of the Papaver somniferum cultivar HN1 chromosome 8, ASM357369v1, whole genome shotgun sequence genome:
- the LOC113302397 gene encoding trehalose-phosphate phosphatase A-like isoform X3: MSLSPVLYLTIPRKKPILGILDDVRSGGWLDAMKSSSPPPKKMTKESSTVSDENEVEYSSWLQLKYPSALASFERIALHAKDKRIALFLDYDGTLSPIVDNPDRAFMSDAMRLAVKEVAKHFPTAIISGRSRDKVYDFVGLTELYYAGSHGMDIMGPVRSPESVDDHLNCIRSTDEQGKEVNLFQPASEFLPMIDEVFRSLVKKTEAIKGATVENNKFCVSVHYRNVDEKDWTTIAQRVIDLLKRFPRLRLTHGRKVLEVRPVIDWDKGKAVEFLLESLGLSNCNDVLPIYIGDDRTDEDAFKVLREGNRGFGILVSSKPKDSKAFYSLREPNEVMEFLNSLVRWKASSGV, encoded by the exons ATGTCGTTATCTCCTGTACTGTATTTAACAATTCCTAGAAAGAAACCCATACTTGGAATACTTGATGATGTTCGTTCCGGCGGTTGGTTGGATGCCATGAAATCCTCATCACCTCCTCCGAAGAAGATGACGAAAGAATCTAGTACTgtttcagatgaaaatgaagttGAATATAGTTCCTGGCTG CAGCTCAAATATCCATCAGCACTTGCGTCTTTTGAAAGAATTGCACTTCATGCAAAGGATAAGAGGATTGCCTTGTTTCTGGATTATGATGGGACACTATCACCAATTGTAGATAACCCGGACCGTGCTTTTATGTCAGATGCT ATGCGTTTGGCTGTAAAAGAGGTCGCTAAGCATTTTCCGACGGCTATAATTAGTGGAAGAAGTCGTGATAAG GTATATGATTTCGTAGGACTAACTGAACTTTACTATGCTGGAAGTCATGGGATGGACATCATGGGCCCTGTCAGAAGCCCCGAGTCTGTTGATGACCATCTAAACTGTATTAGATCTACTGACGAGCAG GGTAAGGAAGTGAATCTTTTCCAGCCTGCTAGTGAGTTTTTACCGATGATTGATGAG GTTTTTAGATCCCTTGTCAAGAAAACTGAAGCAATAAAAGGTGCTACTGTTGAAAATAACAAGTTTTGCGTCTCTGTGCATTACCGTAATGTagatgagaag GATTGGACGACAATTGCACAACGTGTGATTGATTTATTAAAACGCTTTCCTCGTCTACGACTGACTCATGGACGGAAG GTTTTAGAGGTCCGCCCTGTGATTGATTGGGACAAAGGGAAAGCTGTGGAATTTTTACTTGAATCTCTTG GTCTGAGTAATTGTAATGATGTGCTCCCTATATACATTGGAGATGACCGAACGGATGAGGATGCATTTAAG GTTTTGCGTGAAGGTAACCGTGGTTTTGGCATTTTAGTATCATCAAAACCGAAAGATAGCAAAGCCTTCTACTCCCTGAGGGAACCAAATGAG GTTATGGAGTTTCTCAATTCCTTGGTGAGATGGAAAGCATCGTCGGGGGTATAA
- the LOC113302397 gene encoding probable trehalose-phosphate phosphatase F isoform X2 yields MDMKSNHVASVLTDPVPMSKSRLGIHSSLLPCSPTGMSLSPVLYLTIPRKKPILGILDDVRSGGWLDAMKSSSPPPKKMTKESSTVSDENEVEYSSWLLKYPSALASFERIALHAKDKRIALFLDYDGTLSPIVDNPDRAFMSDAMRLAVKEVAKHFPTAIISGRSRDKVYDFVGLTELYYAGSHGMDIMGPVRSPESVDDHLNCIRSTDEQGKEVNLFQPASEFLPMIDEVFRSLVKKTEAIKGATVENNKFCVSVHYRNVDEKDWTTIAQRVIDLLKRFPRLRLTHGRKVLEVRPVIDWDKGKAVEFLLESLGLSNCNDVLPIYIGDDRTDEDAFKVLREGNRGFGILVSSKPKDSKAFYSLREPNEVMEFLNSLVRWKASSGV; encoded by the exons ATGGACATGAAGTCTAACCATGTGGCATCTGTTCTCACTGATCCCGTACCAATGTCCAAGTCCAGATTAGGCATTCACTCCAGTCTGTTACCTTGCTCCCCCACGGGAATGTCGTTATCTCCTGTACTGTATTTAACAATTCCTAGAAAGAAACCCATACTTGGAATACTTGATGATGTTCGTTCCGGCGGTTGGTTGGATGCCATGAAATCCTCATCACCTCCTCCGAAGAAGATGACGAAAGAATCTAGTACTgtttcagatgaaaatgaagttGAATATAGTTCCTGGCTG CTCAAATATCCATCAGCACTTGCGTCTTTTGAAAGAATTGCACTTCATGCAAAGGATAAGAGGATTGCCTTGTTTCTGGATTATGATGGGACACTATCACCAATTGTAGATAACCCGGACCGTGCTTTTATGTCAGATGCT ATGCGTTTGGCTGTAAAAGAGGTCGCTAAGCATTTTCCGACGGCTATAATTAGTGGAAGAAGTCGTGATAAG GTATATGATTTCGTAGGACTAACTGAACTTTACTATGCTGGAAGTCATGGGATGGACATCATGGGCCCTGTCAGAAGCCCCGAGTCTGTTGATGACCATCTAAACTGTATTAGATCTACTGACGAGCAG GGTAAGGAAGTGAATCTTTTCCAGCCTGCTAGTGAGTTTTTACCGATGATTGATGAG GTTTTTAGATCCCTTGTCAAGAAAACTGAAGCAATAAAAGGTGCTACTGTTGAAAATAACAAGTTTTGCGTCTCTGTGCATTACCGTAATGTagatgagaag GATTGGACGACAATTGCACAACGTGTGATTGATTTATTAAAACGCTTTCCTCGTCTACGACTGACTCATGGACGGAAG GTTTTAGAGGTCCGCCCTGTGATTGATTGGGACAAAGGGAAAGCTGTGGAATTTTTACTTGAATCTCTTG GTCTGAGTAATTGTAATGATGTGCTCCCTATATACATTGGAGATGACCGAACGGATGAGGATGCATTTAAG GTTTTGCGTGAAGGTAACCGTGGTTTTGGCATTTTAGTATCATCAAAACCGAAAGATAGCAAAGCCTTCTACTCCCTGAGGGAACCAAATGAG GTTATGGAGTTTCTCAATTCCTTGGTGAGATGGAAAGCATCGTCGGGGGTATAA
- the LOC113302397 gene encoding probable trehalose-phosphate phosphatase F isoform X1, which yields MDMKSNHVASVLTDPVPMSKSRLGIHSSLLPCSPTGMSLSPVLYLTIPRKKPILGILDDVRSGGWLDAMKSSSPPPKKMTKESSTVSDENEVEYSSWLQLKYPSALASFERIALHAKDKRIALFLDYDGTLSPIVDNPDRAFMSDAMRLAVKEVAKHFPTAIISGRSRDKVYDFVGLTELYYAGSHGMDIMGPVRSPESVDDHLNCIRSTDEQGKEVNLFQPASEFLPMIDEVFRSLVKKTEAIKGATVENNKFCVSVHYRNVDEKDWTTIAQRVIDLLKRFPRLRLTHGRKVLEVRPVIDWDKGKAVEFLLESLGLSNCNDVLPIYIGDDRTDEDAFKVLREGNRGFGILVSSKPKDSKAFYSLREPNEVMEFLNSLVRWKASSGV from the exons ATGGACATGAAGTCTAACCATGTGGCATCTGTTCTCACTGATCCCGTACCAATGTCCAAGTCCAGATTAGGCATTCACTCCAGTCTGTTACCTTGCTCCCCCACGGGAATGTCGTTATCTCCTGTACTGTATTTAACAATTCCTAGAAAGAAACCCATACTTGGAATACTTGATGATGTTCGTTCCGGCGGTTGGTTGGATGCCATGAAATCCTCATCACCTCCTCCGAAGAAGATGACGAAAGAATCTAGTACTgtttcagatgaaaatgaagttGAATATAGTTCCTGGCTG CAGCTCAAATATCCATCAGCACTTGCGTCTTTTGAAAGAATTGCACTTCATGCAAAGGATAAGAGGATTGCCTTGTTTCTGGATTATGATGGGACACTATCACCAATTGTAGATAACCCGGACCGTGCTTTTATGTCAGATGCT ATGCGTTTGGCTGTAAAAGAGGTCGCTAAGCATTTTCCGACGGCTATAATTAGTGGAAGAAGTCGTGATAAG GTATATGATTTCGTAGGACTAACTGAACTTTACTATGCTGGAAGTCATGGGATGGACATCATGGGCCCTGTCAGAAGCCCCGAGTCTGTTGATGACCATCTAAACTGTATTAGATCTACTGACGAGCAG GGTAAGGAAGTGAATCTTTTCCAGCCTGCTAGTGAGTTTTTACCGATGATTGATGAG GTTTTTAGATCCCTTGTCAAGAAAACTGAAGCAATAAAAGGTGCTACTGTTGAAAATAACAAGTTTTGCGTCTCTGTGCATTACCGTAATGTagatgagaag GATTGGACGACAATTGCACAACGTGTGATTGATTTATTAAAACGCTTTCCTCGTCTACGACTGACTCATGGACGGAAG GTTTTAGAGGTCCGCCCTGTGATTGATTGGGACAAAGGGAAAGCTGTGGAATTTTTACTTGAATCTCTTG GTCTGAGTAATTGTAATGATGTGCTCCCTATATACATTGGAGATGACCGAACGGATGAGGATGCATTTAAG GTTTTGCGTGAAGGTAACCGTGGTTTTGGCATTTTAGTATCATCAAAACCGAAAGATAGCAAAGCCTTCTACTCCCTGAGGGAACCAAATGAG GTTATGGAGTTTCTCAATTCCTTGGTGAGATGGAAAGCATCGTCGGGGGTATAA
- the LOC113302397 gene encoding probable trehalose-phosphate phosphatase G isoform X4: MSLSPVLYLTIPRKKPILGILDDVRSGGWLDAMKSSSPPPKKMTKESSTVSDENEVEYSSWLLKYPSALASFERIALHAKDKRIALFLDYDGTLSPIVDNPDRAFMSDAMRLAVKEVAKHFPTAIISGRSRDKVYDFVGLTELYYAGSHGMDIMGPVRSPESVDDHLNCIRSTDEQGKEVNLFQPASEFLPMIDEVFRSLVKKTEAIKGATVENNKFCVSVHYRNVDEKDWTTIAQRVIDLLKRFPRLRLTHGRKVLEVRPVIDWDKGKAVEFLLESLGLSNCNDVLPIYIGDDRTDEDAFKVLREGNRGFGILVSSKPKDSKAFYSLREPNEVMEFLNSLVRWKASSGV, encoded by the exons ATGTCGTTATCTCCTGTACTGTATTTAACAATTCCTAGAAAGAAACCCATACTTGGAATACTTGATGATGTTCGTTCCGGCGGTTGGTTGGATGCCATGAAATCCTCATCACCTCCTCCGAAGAAGATGACGAAAGAATCTAGTACTgtttcagatgaaaatgaagttGAATATAGTTCCTGGCTG CTCAAATATCCATCAGCACTTGCGTCTTTTGAAAGAATTGCACTTCATGCAAAGGATAAGAGGATTGCCTTGTTTCTGGATTATGATGGGACACTATCACCAATTGTAGATAACCCGGACCGTGCTTTTATGTCAGATGCT ATGCGTTTGGCTGTAAAAGAGGTCGCTAAGCATTTTCCGACGGCTATAATTAGTGGAAGAAGTCGTGATAAG GTATATGATTTCGTAGGACTAACTGAACTTTACTATGCTGGAAGTCATGGGATGGACATCATGGGCCCTGTCAGAAGCCCCGAGTCTGTTGATGACCATCTAAACTGTATTAGATCTACTGACGAGCAG GGTAAGGAAGTGAATCTTTTCCAGCCTGCTAGTGAGTTTTTACCGATGATTGATGAG GTTTTTAGATCCCTTGTCAAGAAAACTGAAGCAATAAAAGGTGCTACTGTTGAAAATAACAAGTTTTGCGTCTCTGTGCATTACCGTAATGTagatgagaag GATTGGACGACAATTGCACAACGTGTGATTGATTTATTAAAACGCTTTCCTCGTCTACGACTGACTCATGGACGGAAG GTTTTAGAGGTCCGCCCTGTGATTGATTGGGACAAAGGGAAAGCTGTGGAATTTTTACTTGAATCTCTTG GTCTGAGTAATTGTAATGATGTGCTCCCTATATACATTGGAGATGACCGAACGGATGAGGATGCATTTAAG GTTTTGCGTGAAGGTAACCGTGGTTTTGGCATTTTAGTATCATCAAAACCGAAAGATAGCAAAGCCTTCTACTCCCTGAGGGAACCAAATGAG GTTATGGAGTTTCTCAATTCCTTGGTGAGATGGAAAGCATCGTCGGGGGTATAA
- the LOC113302398 gene encoding 3-oxoacyl-[acyl-carrier-protein] synthase 3 A, chloroplastic-like, producing the protein MANASGFASPSIPTLRTQTNPSGFRISRSGVYPFERINKWVFHCNAVVGKVESGVSSSQSRLPRVGQGCMLVGCGSAVPNLLISNDDLSKVVETSDEWISVRTGIRNRRVLAGNEKLTNLAVEAASKALQMAQVEADDVDLILMCTSTPEDLFGSAPQIQRALGCTKNPLAYDITAACSGFVLGLVSAACHIRGGGFQNVLVIGADSLSRYVDWTDRGTCILFGDGAGAVLVQACDGDEDGLFGFDLHSDGDGQKHLNAQIKNGNVDDETEKLGSNGSVLDFPPKRSSFSEIQMNGKEVFRFACRCVPQSIVSALEKSGLSGSDIDWLLLHQANQRIIDAVSTRLEIPPERVISNLANYGNTSAASIPLALDEAVRSGRVKPGHTIATAGFGAGLTWGSAILRWG; encoded by the exons ATGGCTAATGCATCTGGTTTCGCATCTCCCTCAATTCCTACACTTAGAACACAAACAAATCCATCTGGTTTTCGGATTTCGCGATCTGGGGTTTACCCATTTGAGAGAATTAATAAATGGGTATTTCACTGTAACGCTGTTGTAGGTAAAGTTGAATCCGGAGTTTCCTCTTCCCAATCTCGTTTACCCAG AGTTGGTCAAGGGTGCATGCTGGTTGGATGTGGCTCGGCAGTACCCAATCTTCTGATTTCTAATGACGATCTCTCAAAGGTTGTTGAAACTTCTGATGAATGGATATCAGTTCGTACAGGAATCCGTAATCGACGAGTTCTTGCAG GCAACGAAAAATTAACAAATTTGGCTGTTGAGGCTGCTTCTAAAGCTCTTCAGATGGCTCAAGTTGAGGCTGATGATGTAGACCTAATTCTCATGTGCACCTCTACTCCTGAGGATCTTTTTGGCAGTGCTCCTCAG ATCCAGAGAGCTCTAGGTTGTACCAAAAATCCCTTGGCTTATGACATAACTGCTGCCTGTAGTGGATTTGTCTTGGGTCTAGTCTCGGCTGCTTGTCATATTAGAG GAGGTGGGTTTCAAAATGTGCTAGTAATTGGTGCTGATTCTCTTTCCCGATATGTTGATTGGACGGATAGAGGGACCTGTATTCTCTTCGGTGATGGTGCTGGTGCCGTATTAGTACAG GCTTGTGATGGCGACGAAgatggtttatttggttttgacttGCATAGTGATGGTGATGGCCAAAA GCACTTAAATGCTCAAATTAAAAATGGTAATGTAGACGATGAAACAGAAAAGTTAGGTTCAAATGGCTCAGTGTTAGACTTTCCTCCAAAACGCTCTTCTTTTTCTGAAATTCAAATGAATGGCAAGGAGGTCTTCCGCTTTGCTTGCCGGTGTGTTCCTCAGTCAATTGTGTCTGCTTTGGAAAAATCTGGTCTGTCAGGTTCTGACATCGATTGGCTGCTTCTTCATCAG GCAAACCAACGAATCATAGATGCAGTATCTACTCGTTTAGAGATCCCACCAGAACGAGTTATATCGAATTTGGCCAACTATGGTAACACCAGTGCTGCGTCAATCCCCTTAGCATTAGATGAAGCTGTAAGAAGTGGAAGGGTGAAACCAGGTCATACTATTGCCACTGCTGGGTTTGGTGCTGGCCTTACATGGGGTTCTGCAATTTTAAGATGGGGATAA